One region of Culex pipiens pallens isolate TS chromosome 2, TS_CPP_V2, whole genome shotgun sequence genomic DNA includes:
- the LOC120425207 gene encoding uncharacterized protein LOC120425207 has translation MSFPSWDVAFKYLAAPFLALHNPTELRLDKMSQHLRKVYKASYRKRKREEREEERQLADEPTAAPVDNAERNRRYRRRKRAAEGGGEHGDEFPEGSGAGPSVSNPGKRRRQERVGDATEGSTASGSTSAERMRRLRERRRTGQTTFGRSEQGGATADVTFVAGGVRRGGRRGIADISVPNLASENPEQGIYPPMEADTISLHDPVVQIDEEEMPSNSAPSQSDSISDGASQEPGPRNASRPNYDRATLEFRKLFVENSFGAVCSVCDRLWFKNDLKPITEAGGNVLVQAGDFDSTEGFMVCQTCNSSLNRGKVPTLSKSNGFVYPPIPPGLPKLDMISKRLISPRFIFLVIRRLCHALGNYGIIGQVINVPVDVEEMVRVLPRDLDNDCAINVSFKKHTAHKSSHYSGWVCKGTVYAWLKYLVTTPLYKREGITFDEERLNAFGADPQEGPSRAEEAMPLDIIDDEAELLASMQQTAMWNEDMYLELCPTMNRMPSSILYDENAEELSNPDIYFGVPTTIKQGVQATVFNKASSEARRADRRGARPDHILAMAMKVLYCRMIEGLKCHFKSVGTDNVTRAQLSDPEFQRNMMEIGLAFFKGIPNSVQYWQGRKQDLFAMIRQLGKPTMFLTLSASETQWEELLKVLHKLSSDYDDLELADPLSELSAFQKAKLVVEDPVTCVAYIDKLVDVIMRILKSKRFSPFGKYYVVDYFKRIEFQQRGSAHAHIMLWCANDPREDVSEDMPATIEMINTLCSIDAFRWLGPLLGKKQEHAHTRTCYKHNDKRCRFNIPYWPMNEDRVLVPLPADDSRRSALKKRALEFREILETKTFETLEDFLADCECTEEYYLEVIRAWLQRPAFFFKRPMNQLYMNPFNVWIGGVLRSNSDLQFIMDEYSCASYLVDYVNKTNRGISAFHRELLELQEQYPDYDYQGLLKKLGVRVLNSVEMCSQEAAWILLRLPMSEASRKIEFVPTMWPNERTRCRKRHQQMDNEGLDDDSTDVWTRNIVQKYEDRDGLEDVCLADFVAWYAPMKSTKNSYKLRGTAKILRWRGYPMSEMVEYKREAVLLFLPFRNERVDLLDQNKFLQLYDSHETELIAKRKEYDCELNLEQTVEEYLRIIAQEGDGEQERAATEKHNEYVRSIDMQPNNDDIENLPTSALRAIVKQRSNVMPKADYCAWMRQANEKQRMLILHIIHRLTSFDPEIPAMQIFLTGPAGSGKTFTLRLMMETYNRYSQGHNSRNNAYIACASTGKAAVNIDGVTVHRAYRIAISRQSDSKLSPEWLQTYRNEFRNVKLHIVDEVSMLSAGNFRTMHIRLQDIHLDYLHPFADQDVTFTGDLHQLNPVNALPIYKAPRNSIGGSWLWDYIRLYELDQVMRQTDVVFSTILTAIGEGKKLTDEQKTLIESRFKSVEDCQREAPNAVWLFHQNVDVDLFNREALSGLEGLDCLADDMITGHSTSAQATSARTKLHKMSTAQTSGLPYMVRFCIGKPYMITTNIDGDDNLVNGAIGELKYVEMRENDAGEEVIYRLWLQFDTEKIGTIARSKAQAVVNARPHLLQQDWTPITKQHVNIALGGTIKCKRIQFPIASACSMTIHKSQGGTFSKVVYQYSRSQEQRLVYVALSRVTSLEGLYLTYADNPSLDPSKEKPVFHHAKANNSPAMRELRDEYKRLRNNRYRTIGDDFSEVLASSGPACTLMTINVQSLSAHHQDISIDSILTSVDYLALSETWLDDNSSVEIEGYTCVVQSKRDDARSGGVAIYRKTTTKTSMAVPYTPELVSQDRDELFGVADKYGDVCAATVDVMGTEVLLFSVYIIPGTTLKQKGWFLARKLLQTARTGLPMVVTGDFNVDVSKRENVEFIKFMGEHFQLSLANDVRQTTTNRGTVLDLTFTRGIHVASNSRYVCYFSYHRPMLSVLRTEEPEPSQLH, from the exons ATGAGCTTCCCATCTTGGGATGTAGCATTCAAGTACCTAGCAGCACCATTTTTGGCGCTTCATAACCCTACTGAACTGCGGCTAGACAAGATGTCCCAGCATTTGCGGAAGGTGTACAAGGCGTCCTATCGGAAGCGGAAGAGAGAGGAGAGAGAGGAGGAGAGGCAGTTGGCGGATGAGCCTACCGCGGCGCCAGTGGACAACGCTGAACGCAATAGGCGGTACAGGCGACGGAAGCGAGCTGCTGAAGGAGGTGGAGAGCACGGGGATGAGTTCCCGGAAGGTTCTGGGGCTGGACCGTCGGTGTCCAATCCAGGAAAGCGGAGGCGGCAGGAGCGAGTGGGAGATGCAACGGAAGGGTCGACTGCGTCTGGCAGCACTTCTGCTGAACGTATGAGACGGTTGCGGGAGAGGAGGAGGACTGGACAGACAACGTTCGGTCGGAGCGAGCAAGGAGGTGCTACCGCGGATGTTACTTTCGTTGCTGGAGGTGTGCGACGGGGTGGTAGACGAGGAATCGCGGACATTTCGGTTCCAAATTTGGCATCGGAGAATCCCGAACAGG GGATTTATCCGCCCATGGAGGCAGACACAATAAGCCTCCATGATCCGGTGGTGCAGATTGATGAAGAAG aaATGCCATCAAATTCTGCACCAAGTCAGTCGGATAGCATTTCAGATGGGGCAAGCCAGG AGCCAGGTCCTCGCAATGCAAGCAGACCGAACTACGACAGGGCCACTCTTGAGTTCCGTAAGCTTTTCGTTGAGAACTCGTTTGGTGCTGTGTGCAGCGTTTGCGACAGACTTTGGTTCAAGAACGACCTGAAGCCCATCACTGAAGCTGGGGGAAATGTACTGGTACAAGCCGGCGACTTTGATTCAACCGAAGGTTTCATGGTGTGCCAAACCTGCAACAGCAGCTTGAATCGTGGAAAGGTCCCAACCCTGTCCAAAAGCAACGGATTTGTTTACCCGCCGATTCCACCGGGTCTTCCCAAACTGGATATGATCAGCAAGCGGCTGATTTCTCCCCGTTTCATCTTTCTGGTGATTCGTCGTCTGTGTCATGCTTTGGGCAACTATGGTATCATTGGGCAGGTGATCAACGTGCCGGTAGACGTTGAGGAGATGGTTCGGGTTCTTCCTCGCGATCTTGATAATGACTGTGCGATTAATGTGAGCTTCAAGAAGCACACTGCACACAAATCGAGCCATTACTCGGGGTGGGTTTGCAAGGGGACTGTTTATGCTTGGCTCAAGTATCTCGTAACTACTCCGTTGTATAAACGTGAGGGCATTACTTTTGACGAAGAACGATTGAATGCGTTCGGAGCAGATCCACAGGAGGGTCCCTCGCGGGCGGAAGAAGCCATGCCACTGGATATCATCGATGATGAAGCCGAGCTGTTGGCTAGCATGCAACAAACTGCGATGTGGAACGAAGACATGTACCTGGAGCTTTGTCCTACCATGAACCGAATGCCCTCGAGTATTTTGTACGATGAGAATGCTGAGGAGTTGAGCAATCCCGACATATACTTTGGGGTCCCGACAACGATCAAGCAAGGCGTACAAGCTACTGTGTTCAACAAGGCGAGCAGTGAAGCTAGGCGAGCTGACAGGCGGGGTGCTCGTCCAGATCACATTCTGGCCATGGCCATGAAGGTGTTATACTGCCGTATGATTGAAGGGCTCAAATGTCACTTCAAATCTGTGGGAACAGATAACGTCACACGTGCCCAGCTCAGCGATCCAGAGTTCCAGAGGAATATGATGGAGATTGGCTTGGCTTTCTTCAAAGGGATACCGAACTCTGTGCAGTACTGGCAAGGACGCAAACAGGACCTCTTCGCCATGATTCGACAGTTGGGTAAACCAACAATGTTTCTCACCTTGAGCGCCAGTGAAACTCAATGGGAAGAACTGTTGAAGGTGCTGCACAAATTGTCCAGTGACTACGATGACCTTGAATTGGCCGACCCGCTGTCGGAGTTAAGCGCGTTTCAAAAGGCAAAGTTGGTCGTTGAAGATCCTGTGACGTGTGTTGCATACATCGACAAGCTTGTTGACGTCATAATGCGCATCTTGAAGTCCAAACGGTTCAGTCCATTTGGTAAATACTACGTTGTGGATTACTTCAAGCGGATCGAGTTTCAACAACGTGGTAGCGCGCATGCCCACATCATGCTCTGGTGTGCAAACGATCCTCGTGAGGACGTTTCCGAGGACATGCCCGCCACCATTGAAATGATCAACACTCTCTGCTCCATCGATGCCTTCCGTTGGTTGGGACCACTGCTTGGTAAGAAGCAAGAGCACGCTCACACACGTACATGTTACAAACACAACGATAAACGTTGTCGTTTCAACATTCCGTACTGGCCGATGAACGAGGATCGGGTATTGGTGCCCCTTCCGGCTGATGACAGTCGTCGTTCTGCACTGAAGAAACGTGCTCTCGAGTTTCGTGAGATTCTGGAAACGAAGACTTTCGAAACTCTCGAAGACTTTCTGGCCGATTGTGAGTGTACCGAGGAATACTACCTCGAAGTGATTCGTGCATGGCTACAGCGACCAGCGTTCTTCTTCAAGCGTCCGATGAATCAGCTCTACATGAATCCATTCAACGTTTGGATTGGCGGTGTACTTCGCTCCAACAGTGATCTGCAGTTCATCATGGACGAGTACTCGTGCGCCTCTTATTTGGTTGATTACGTCAACAAGACAAATCGAGGCATCAGCGCGTTTCACCGAGAGCTTCTCGAGCTGCAGGAGCAGTATCCCGACTACGACTATCAAGGCTTGCTGAAGAAGTTGGGCGTGAGAGTACTCAACAGTGTTGAGATGTGCTCACAGGAAGCAGCGTGGATCTTGCTCCGGTTACCAATGTCCGAAGCAAGccggaaaatcgaatttgtgccgACAATGTGGCCAAATGAGAGAACCCGATGCCGGAAGCGACACCAGCAGATGGACAACGAGGGACTCGACGACGACTCAACGGACGTGTGGACCAGAAACATCGTCCAGAAGTATGAGGACCGCGATGGATTGGAGGATGTGTGCCTGGCTGATTTCGTCGCATGGTATGCACCGATGAAAAGCACCAAAAACAGCTACAAGCTGCGAGGCACTGCCAAAATCCTGCGATGGCGAGGATACCCGATGAGCGAAATGGTCGAGTACAAGCGAGAGGCAGTGCTCCTGTTTTTGCCGTTCCGGAATGAACGAGTCGACCTGCTGGACCAGAACAAATTCCTCCAATTGTACGATTCGCATGAGACAGAGCTCATCGCGAAACGTAAGGAATACGATTGTGAGTTGAATTTGGAGCAGACCGTTGAGGAATACCTCCGAATAATCGCACAGGAAGGCGATGGCGAGCAAGAGAGAGCCGCCACGGAGAAGCACAACGAGTACGTGAGGAGCATCGACATGCAGCCAAACAACGATGACATCGAAAACCTGCCGACTTCTGCACTGCGAGCGATTGTGAAACAACGTTCGAATGTCATGCCAAAAGCTGACTACTGTGCCTGGATGCGGCAGGCTAACGAGAAGCAGCGCATGTTGATCCTCCACATCATCCATCGACTGACGAGCTTTGATCCTGAAATTCCAGCGATGCAGATCTTCCTGACTGGACCAGCGGGTAGTGGTAAAACGTTCACACTGCGTCTGATGATGGAAACCTATAACCGGTACAGCCAAGGTCACAACTCTCGCAACAACGCGTATATTGCATGTGCGTCGACAGGCAAAGCCGCCGTTAACATTGACGGTGTTACGGTCCATCGTGCCTACCGCATTGCAATATCGCGCCAGAGTGACTCAAAGCTTAGCCCTGAATGGCTGCAGACGTACCGAAATGAATTCCGGAACGTGAAGCTCCACATTGTAGATGAAGTTAGTATGCTTAGCGCAGGTAACTTCAGAACAATGCACATACGTTTGCAGGATATTCATTTGGATTACCTTCACCCATTCGCTGACCAGGACGTTACGTTTACCGGAGATTTACATCAGCTGAATCCAGTCAATGCTTTACCAATCTATAAGGCTCCGAGAAATTCGATTGGTGGATCTTGGCTGTGGGATTACATCCGACTGTACGAGTTGGATCAGGTCATGCGTCAGACCGATGTGGTGTTCTCCACCATCCTCACCGCGATTGGCGAAGGCAAGAAACTGACGGATGAACAGAAGACGCTGATCGAGAGTCGGTTCAAGTCAGTGGAGGACTGCCAACGGGAAGCTCCCAACGCCGTTTGGCTGTTCCATCAAAACGTTGATGTCGATCTGTTCAACAGAGAAGCGTTGAGTGGGCTCGAGGGTCTGGACTGTCTTGCCGACGATATGATCACAGGTCACAGCACATCCGCTCAGGCAACCAGTGCACGAAcgaaattacataaaatgagCACAGCCCAAACGAGTGGGCTGCCATATATGGTTCGTTTTTGCATTGGAAAGCCCTACATGATCACTACCAACATCGATGGCGATGATAATCTTGTAAACGGAGCAATCGGCGAGCTGAAGTATGTGGAGATGCGGGAAAACGACGCCGGCGAAGAAGTGATCTACAGACTCTGGTTGCAATTCGATACGGAGAAAATCGGAACCATTGCAAGATCTAAGGCGCAGGCAGTCGTTAACGCCCGACCCCATCTCCTGCAGCAGGATTGGACCCCCATCACGAAGCAGCACGTGAACATCGCTCTTGGAGGTACGATCAAATGCAAGCGGATTCAATTTCCGATTGCGAGTGCCTGTTCCATGACAATCCACAAGTCACAAGGTGGAACTTTCTCCAAGGTCGTTTACCAGTACAGTCGCTCGCAGGAGCAAAGGCTGGTGTACGTTGCTTTGTCACGGGTTACTTCGCTGGAAGGACTCTACTTGACCTACGCGGACAATCCCTCTCTAGATCCGTCTAAGGAAAAGCCTGTGTTCCACCACGCCAAGGCAAACAACTCTCCAGCGATGCGTGAGTTGCGGGACGAATACAAGCGCTTGAGGAATAACCGTTATCGAACGATCGGAGACGATTTTTCTGAGGTGTTGGCGAGTAGTGGACCAGCATGCACCCTGATGACAATCAACGTCCAAAGCTTGAGCGCTCATCACCAGGATATATCGATCGATTCCATACTGACCAGTGTAGACTACTTGGCCCTAAGCGAGACGTGGTTGGATGATAACTCCTCGGTCGAGATTGAAGGCTACACTTGTGTTGTCCAGTCCAAAAGGGATGACGCAAGATCTGGCGGTGTGGCAATTTATCGAAAGACGACGACCAAAACCAGCATGGCAGTCCCGTATACTCCCGAATTGGTGAGTCAAGATCGAGACGAACTTTTCGGTGTGGCAGATAAATACGGTGACGTTTGCGCTGCTACAGTGGATGTGATGGGCACTGAGGTACTGCTGTTCTCGGTGTACATCATCCCAGGAACCACACTGAAGCAGAAAGGTTGGTTTTTGGCACGGAAGTTGCTCCAGACTGCCCGCACTGGTTTGCCAATGGTAGTAACCGGTGATTTTAATGTCGACGTTTCCAAACGAGAAAATGTCGAATTCATTAAGTTTATGGGCGAGCACTTCCAACTATCCTTAGCTAACGACGTGAGACAGACGACCACAAATCGTGGAACGGTCCTTGATCTCACATTTACCAGAGGCATACATGTGGCGAGCAATTCGCGGTAtgtatgctatttttcctaccaCAGACCCATGCTGTCTGTACTACGAACTGAAGAACCCGAGCCATCTCAGTTGCATTGA